One Anaerobaca lacustris DNA window includes the following coding sequences:
- a CDS encoding thioredoxin family protein: MRYVMNRSTRQGRASRRAAATAVLLLLALTVGCSKSEPAGNSTQDDGNHNTTAPVQTRAVELDGNAPTVDEAYPHLASAALVHARLVDLPDGTILQSDGVTIRDSDINAEIVRASEELRDQLSKNAFFLLEQKATRRLLEEEAKAAAILDSKQSLGQSEEELLQTYLRKLVAEVKVGDEEVAAFYKDNRDMVGQATLEQVTPQIRQYLLRDKQQQAVDEHIRTLGRRTSVLVSAGWVERQAQRAKDNSVDKARASGKPTFASFGADTCIPCQKMAPTREAVREKYDGKVNVVYVHVGKEQVLASRYGVQGIPLVLFFDADGREVLRHTGLMSQEQIEGKLAEMGVK; encoded by the coding sequence ATGCGATACGTCATGAATCGATCGACACGACAAGGCCGGGCGAGCCGGCGGGCCGCCGCGACGGCGGTCCTCCTCCTGCTGGCCCTGACGGTGGGCTGCTCGAAATCGGAGCCGGCCGGCAATTCCACCCAGGACGACGGCAATCACAATACCACCGCTCCCGTCCAGACGCGAGCCGTTGAGTTGGATGGAAATGCACCAACAGTGGACGAGGCGTATCCACATCTCGCCTCGGCGGCGCTGGTCCACGCCCGCCTGGTCGACCTGCCCGACGGCACGATCCTGCAATCCGATGGCGTGACGATTCGAGACAGTGACATCAACGCCGAGATCGTCCGGGCGTCGGAAGAGCTGCGAGATCAATTGAGCAAGAATGCGTTCTTCCTCCTGGAGCAGAAGGCGACGCGCCGATTGCTCGAGGAGGAGGCGAAAGCCGCGGCGATCCTGGACAGCAAGCAGTCCTTGGGACAATCCGAGGAGGAACTGCTCCAGACGTACTTGCGGAAACTCGTGGCCGAGGTGAAGGTCGGCGACGAGGAAGTGGCCGCGTTCTACAAGGACAACCGTGACATGGTCGGCCAGGCGACGCTCGAGCAGGTCACGCCGCAGATCCGCCAGTATCTGCTGCGGGACAAACAGCAGCAGGCTGTGGATGAGCATATCCGGACCTTGGGCCGGCGCACGTCGGTGCTCGTTTCGGCCGGCTGGGTCGAGCGGCAGGCGCAACGGGCCAAAGACAATTCCGTGGACAAGGCCCGCGCCAGCGGCAAGCCCACCTTTGCCAGCTTCGGGGCCGACACGTGCATTCCGTGTCAGAAGATGGCCCCGACGCGCGAGGCGGTCCGCGAGAAGTACGACGGCAAGGTCAACGTCGTCTACGTCCACGTCGGCAAAGAGCAGGTCCTCGCGTCACGCTACGGCGTGCAGGGTATCCCGCTGGTGCTGTTCTTCGACGCCGACGGCCGCGAAGTGCTTCGGCACACGGGTTTGATGTCGCAGGAGCAAATCGAGGGCAAGCTGGCCGAGATGGGGGTGAAGTGA